The window GGGAACTGGTATGGTGGATGGATGAGGCGGCGGCGGCGTGCCTGGAACTGTAGGAAAAAGCAGGGAATTGCCCTTGAGTCCAAAGGATCTCTTCAACAGGTAGGTTCCGAACTTCTACTAGAAGGAATCGTTAGCGCTGAGGAAAGCGCCACACTAAATACCATCGCAGAGCAAGGGGATGATGCCCATTAACGATCCCATACTCGCACGTTTTTCGAATGAGATTCGCCGTATCGCGCGATACAACGGTGCGATTCGGATCAGGCTGTTTGGATCGCGTGCTACGGGTGCGGCTACCGACACCAGCGATATCGACTTGCTGGTCGAACTTGAGCCTGGACGCGACTTATTCGACTTGATCGCGATCAAACAAGATCTAGAAGCACTCGTCGG of the Rhodothermales bacterium genome contains:
- a CDS encoding nucleotidyltransferase family protein gives rise to the protein MMPINDPILARFSNEIRRIARYNGAIRIRLFGSRATGAATDTSDIDLLVELEPGRDLFDLIAIKQDLEALVGHAVDVVEESGLSPYLRDRILAQAIPL